In Synergistaceae bacterium, a genomic segment contains:
- a CDS encoding GDP-mannose 4,6-dehydratase, with protein MKILINGGCGFLGSNLASAGLERGYNITVLDNLSRYGSASNLEWLKSKPGNFTFIHGDTRNRNDVERVIKSGKFDAIFHLAGQVAMTTSISDPYKDFQVNTLGTLNVLDSIRLYSPDTVMIFSSTNKVYGDLEQYNYYENETRYICQEFPDGFNESVPLDFRSPYGCSEGAADQYMLDYHRIFGTKTIIFRHSSMYGGRQFATYDQGWVGWFCAKALERKKNPDSEPFTISGNGKQVRDILHAEDMINLYYTALENSEKISGQVFNIGGTMKQSLSLLELFAILESKLDVELQYTQLPPRISDQKIFVADISKIHNAIGWAPKITADNGIDKMLKWAEALI; from the coding sequence ATGAAAATTTTAATTAACGGGGGCTGCGGTTTTCTAGGGAGTAATTTGGCCTCTGCAGGTCTTGAACGGGGCTATAATATCACAGTCCTTGATAATTTATCGCGCTACGGGTCAGCAAGTAATCTCGAATGGCTGAAATCTAAACCGGGCAATTTTACATTTATTCACGGTGATACAAGAAACCGCAACGATGTAGAACGAGTCATTAAGTCCGGAAAATTTGACGCAATATTTCACTTGGCCGGGCAGGTCGCAATGACTACTTCAATTTCTGATCCGTATAAAGATTTTCAGGTCAACACGCTGGGAACTCTGAACGTACTTGACTCCATAAGGCTTTACAGTCCTGATACTGTTATGATTTTCTCGTCAACTAATAAAGTTTACGGCGATTTAGAGCAATATAATTATTACGAGAATGAAACGCGCTATATTTGCCAAGAATTCCCGGACGGCTTTAATGAATCTGTGCCGCTTGATTTCAGATCTCCATATGGCTGCTCAGAAGGTGCTGCGGATCAATATATGCTCGATTATCATAGAATTTTCGGGACAAAGACAATAATATTCAGGCACTCTTCAATGTACGGAGGCAGACAATTCGCGACTTATGATCAAGGCTGGGTCGGATGGTTTTGCGCAAAGGCTCTCGAACGGAAAAAGAATCCTGACTCAGAACCTTTTACGATTTCAGGCAACGGCAAACAAGTCAGAGACATTTTACACGCTGAAGACATGATAAATCTTTATTACACTGCGCTGGAGAATTCCGAGAAAATTTCAGGTCAAGTATTTAATATCGGCGGAACTATGAAGCAATCTCTTTCACTGCTTGAGTTATTCGCAATTCTTGAGTCAAAACTTGATGTAGAATTACAATATACACAACTCCCGCCGAGAATAAGCGATCAAAAAATTTTTGTTGCTGATATCAGCAAGATTCATAATGCTATAGGCTGGGCTCCTAAAATTACTGCTGACAATGGAATTGATAAAATGCTCAAATGGGCGGAGGCTCTTATATGA
- a CDS encoding glycosyltransferase family 2 protein, whose protein sequence is MKKISVVIPCYNEFENVVPMSGAVTNILTSQLNNYDYEIIFIDNNSTDGTRGLLRQICSDNHKIKAIFNAKNFGDLNSPYHALMQTSGDCVILCACDFQDPVELIPEMVKSWEEGNKIIVMQKSHSKENKLMYFLRSCYYKFMKNFSDIQQIEHFTGFGLYDRSFIQVLRDLKDSAPFLRGIVAELGYKIKIIKYTQPKRRAGKSHHNFFTLYNVAMKGFTAYTKMGLRAATFMGFLTGFASLLIGIFYLVSKLIWWDTFNAGVAPILIGMFFLGAVVLIFLGLIGECVISINHRLMNRPLVIEEERINFDS, encoded by the coding sequence ATGAAAAAAATTAGTGTCGTTATTCCATGTTATAACGAGTTTGAAAATGTTGTCCCTATGAGCGGGGCCGTTACAAATATTTTAACAAGTCAGCTTAATAATTACGATTACGAGATAATATTTATAGATAATAATTCTACGGACGGGACTCGTGGACTTTTGCGGCAAATCTGCTCGGACAATCATAAAATAAAAGCTATCTTCAACGCAAAAAATTTCGGTGATTTGAATTCTCCCTATCATGCTTTAATGCAAACTAGCGGAGATTGTGTTATATTATGCGCCTGCGACTTTCAAGATCCTGTCGAGCTAATTCCCGAAATGGTAAAATCATGGGAAGAAGGCAATAAAATTATCGTCATGCAGAAATCTCACAGCAAAGAGAATAAATTAATGTATTTCTTGAGATCATGTTATTATAAATTCATGAAAAATTTTTCTGATATTCAACAAATAGAACACTTCACGGGATTCGGACTCTATGATAGGTCATTTATTCAAGTTTTACGGGATTTGAAGGATTCAGCTCCATTTTTGCGCGGTATAGTTGCGGAACTCGGCTATAAAATTAAAATCATCAAATATACCCAGCCAAAGAGACGAGCAGGGAAGAGCCATCATAATTTTTTCACGCTTTATAATGTCGCAATGAAGGGATTTACAGCCTATACGAAAATGGGACTCAGGGCGGCTACTTTTATGGGATTCTTAACAGGTTTTGCGAGTCTCTTAATCGGAATATTTTATCTCGTGTCAAAATTAATCTGGTGGGACACTTTTAACGCAGGAGTCGCGCCGATATTAATAGGCATGTTCTTTCTGGGTGCTGTTGTGTTAATCTTTCTCGGACTAATAGGCGAGTGCGTAATCAGCATAAATCACAGACTCATGAATCGCCCGCTTGTAATCGAGGAAGAACGCATAAATTTTGATAGTTAA
- a CDS encoding aldehyde dehydrogenase family protein has product MAHHEVTPEEIAMLEEMVKKAKAAAAVIATYDQERVDHLCRAICAALYPLKVWGPICDEAVDETRLGDKVTKRNKRNKLKLILRDCLRQKSVGIIESNPEKGLVKYAKPVGVIATLVPTTNPCVTPAGQAIYAVKARDVLICSPHPRAKKVTCKTVNIIRGVLEREGAPADIIQAIEEPSITLTQELMKMVDMVIATGGRPMVRSAYSSGVPAYGSGAGNSTVIVDNTADTKERAYEAAMNTRISKCSDFGSGCSCDGNLIVHESVYDNFVEGLIKEGAYIPTWEQAEAIKKVMWDETGHRLPDTVAISAQALAEKAGFTIPADRKFIAVPNNGQKEGFTINNADDIKKCIGKEHFFSTEKLTTLLTLFKYGGEFQTALDIMQEIFDKAGGKGHSCGLYSFDDDHIHRLGMCAPVSRCMIRQPNNRGNAGSATNGMPPTNSMGCGTWGGNIVSENITLKHYMNTTWVARPILEDMPSLQALFGEFYQDGMDEE; this is encoded by the coding sequence ATGGCACATCATGAAGTAACACCCGAAGAAATAGCAATGCTTGAAGAAATGGTCAAGAAAGCAAAGGCAGCCGCAGCAGTAATCGCAACTTATGATCAGGAACGAGTCGATCATCTTTGCCGGGCAATTTGTGCAGCATTATATCCGCTCAAAGTATGGGGGCCGATTTGCGACGAGGCAGTTGACGAGACTAGACTCGGCGATAAAGTTACAAAACGTAATAAGCGCAACAAGTTAAAATTAATCCTGCGTGATTGTTTACGTCAAAAAAGTGTAGGCATAATCGAGTCAAATCCTGAAAAAGGTCTCGTGAAATATGCTAAGCCCGTCGGAGTCATTGCGACTCTTGTACCGACTACAAATCCCTGCGTAACTCCTGCAGGCCAAGCAATTTACGCCGTCAAAGCCCGTGATGTCCTTATCTGCTCACCTCATCCCAGAGCGAAAAAAGTTACTTGCAAGACAGTAAATATTATTCGCGGAGTTCTCGAACGTGAAGGCGCACCAGCTGATATTATTCAAGCAATTGAAGAGCCGAGCATTACTCTTACTCAGGAATTAATGAAGATGGTCGACATGGTAATAGCAACAGGAGGCCGCCCGATGGTAAGATCTGCTTATTCTTCAGGAGTTCCGGCTTATGGATCAGGCGCAGGAAATTCTACGGTCATAGTAGACAATACAGCAGACACCAAGGAACGCGCTTATGAAGCAGCAATGAATACAAGAATATCAAAGTGTTCAGATTTCGGCTCAGGGTGTTCGTGCGACGGAAATTTAATCGTTCATGAGTCAGTCTATGACAATTTTGTCGAGGGCTTAATCAAAGAGGGCGCATATATTCCCACGTGGGAACAGGCCGAAGCCATTAAAAAAGTTATGTGGGACGAGACAGGACACAGACTCCCTGACACTGTAGCTATATCTGCGCAGGCACTTGCGGAAAAAGCCGGCTTCACGATTCCTGCTGACCGTAAATTTATAGCAGTTCCCAATAACGGCCAGAAAGAGGGCTTTACGATTAATAACGCAGACGATATTAAAAAATGTATCGGCAAAGAACATTTCTTCTCGACCGAGAAATTAACGACTCTATTAACGCTATTCAAATACGGCGGAGAGTTCCAGACAGCACTTGACATTATGCAGGAAATTTTTGACAAGGCAGGCGGTAAGGGACATTCTTGCGGGCTTTACTCGTTTGATGATGATCATATTCACCGTCTCGGAATGTGCGCGCCAGTATCACGCTGTATGATTCGCCAGCCTAACAATCGCGGCAATGCAGGAAGCGCAACAAACGGAATGCCTCCTACTAACTCAATGGGCTGCGGGACATGGGGCGGAAATATCGTAAGCGAAAATATCACGTTAAAACACTATATGAATACAACGTGGGTAGCTCGTCCTATTCTTGAAGATATGCCGTCATTACAAGCTCTATTCGGTGAATTCTATCAGGACGGAATGGACGAAGAGTAA
- a CDS encoding thiamine pyrophosphate-binding protein, producing MSKKLVSELITDYLERRGVEYIFGLCGHTVIGMLDALSRSKKIKYISNRHEAVASTAADGYARVTHKASVVMCHLGPGITNVLTGVANAAFDSIPMVIFAGDVPSYYYGKHPHQEVNMHGDATQYRMLEPVCKRCWRVDDPEALPDILDKAFRLAESGRPGPVLIDMPMDIWSREIESDLFARTYNDSHITMKPALDPAAAKEIAKKLVEAKSPVIHAGGGVLLAQASNELAALAEFLDIPISRTLMGHGCVSDLHPLMIGQTGFWGLAHTHEFTLNADVILALGTRFAEADSSSWYQGVTFDPSVTKFLQIDIDPSEIGRNYPVEIGAVADLKLALAQILDEAKKICPNGIKREGLREKIAKAKEEFKASNVAISNDSRFPMTPQRILKDLKAALPEDALIFTDVGWNKNGVAQQYDITIPGTVHHSSGLATMGFGASAVLGGKIAAPDKICLALIGDGGFGVNPTCMATAVEQGIACTWLVMNNCAFGTIAGLENANYHTKFGTTFQTPNGEVYSPNWAEVAKGYGVESIRVNSADELAPALAKAVEANKAGRPFLVEAIMENIAVPTPGCWNINDIYTPNDLVKNGKLVKKDSDGKYIPPSHAKSHITK from the coding sequence ATGAGCAAAAAATTAGTATCTGAGCTTATAACCGATTACCTCGAACGCAGGGGAGTAGAATATATATTTGGCCTTTGCGGTCATACTGTAATTGGAATGCTTGACGCACTTTCACGCAGCAAGAAAATTAAATATATATCAAATCGTCATGAGGCTGTAGCTTCAACTGCTGCGGACGGTTATGCGCGGGTAACTCACAAGGCTTCTGTTGTAATGTGCCACTTAGGCCCGGGAATTACGAACGTTTTGACCGGTGTAGCAAATGCCGCATTTGATTCGATTCCTATGGTAATTTTTGCCGGAGATGTTCCCAGTTATTATTACGGCAAGCACCCTCATCAAGAAGTCAATATGCACGGAGACGCGACTCAATATAGAATGCTTGAGCCGGTTTGTAAACGCTGTTGGAGAGTTGACGACCCCGAAGCACTGCCCGATATTCTTGATAAAGCATTCAGGCTCGCTGAGTCAGGCCGCCCCGGACCCGTTTTAATTGACATGCCTATGGATATATGGTCGCGCGAAATTGAGTCGGACTTATTTGCACGCACTTATAATGACAGTCATATAACTATGAAGCCGGCACTTGATCCCGCAGCAGCAAAGGAAATCGCTAAAAAATTAGTCGAGGCAAAGAGTCCCGTTATTCACGCAGGCGGGGGAGTCTTACTTGCTCAGGCATCTAATGAACTGGCAGCACTCGCAGAATTTCTTGATATTCCCATTTCACGGACTTTAATGGGTCATGGCTGTGTCAGTGATTTACACCCATTAATGATAGGTCAGACGGGATTCTGGGGACTTGCTCATACTCATGAATTCACGTTAAATGCTGATGTAATTCTTGCGCTCGGTACACGTTTTGCGGAGGCCGACTCCTCAAGCTGGTATCAGGGAGTTACATTTGATCCGTCAGTTACTAAATTTTTGCAGATAGATATAGACCCGTCGGAAATCGGCAGAAATTACCCCGTTGAAATTGGAGCAGTAGCAGATTTGAAATTAGCACTCGCACAAATATTAGACGAAGCAAAGAAAATTTGCCCGAATGGAATCAAACGAGAAGGACTCAGAGAGAAAATAGCAAAGGCAAAAGAAGAATTCAAAGCCTCAAACGTTGCAATCTCGAATGATAGTCGATTCCCTATGACTCCGCAGAGAATCCTTAAAGACTTGAAGGCCGCATTACCTGAGGACGCGTTAATTTTCACCGATGTAGGCTGGAATAAAAACGGAGTCGCCCAGCAGTATGACATTACAATCCCCGGAACTGTTCATCATTCGTCAGGACTCGCAACTATGGGATTCGGGGCGAGTGCAGTATTAGGCGGCAAAATTGCGGCTCCTGATAAAATTTGTCTTGCTTTAATCGGCGACGGCGGATTTGGCGTAAATCCCACTTGTATGGCTACAGCAGTAGAACAGGGAATCGCCTGCACATGGCTTGTTATGAATAATTGCGCATTCGGAACTATAGCAGGACTTGAGAACGCAAATTATCATACTAAATTCGGGACAACTTTCCAGACTCCAAATGGTGAAGTCTATTCGCCAAACTGGGCAGAAGTCGCTAAAGGTTACGGAGTCGAATCAATCCGCGTTAATTCAGCTGACGAACTCGCCCCCGCACTCGCAAAAGCCGTTGAAGCTAACAAAGCCGGCCGCCCGTTCTTAGTCGAAGCAATTATGGAAAATATCGCAGTCCCGACTCCCGGATGCTGGAACATTAACGATATTTACACGCCTAATGATTTAGTCAAGAATGGCAAGCTCGTAAAGAAGGACTCAGACGGAAAATATATTCCGCCCAGTCATGCAAAATCGCACATAACAAAGTAA
- a CDS encoding BACON domain-containing protein: MHSFADGTDYYLIKLNSTTNPSNQFADVTNREICGDNYKSNHVSGYTRQLYWSHSVSDSAHNDDVTIIQHSPETLNSSRTHSEGFTHNFSGSIGFSGTNASGSFSGGVSYSTTDTTTIYDYVVNNRCLEDNLSTARWAYVFSLPADGEDHINLTDDYQEVNATTASRTTHTAHIDWIYAVKPVYWDTHNKLNIGAMYSFMDGKTNGKHFWILWYHHSRDDYSYDWVNNEFFLTLDKPHHIAINNSANVNLTKSAGQGTFNLLSDKSWEITADQDWITSFNYTSGEGTGDSPVAILYDVAENTTGVIRNANIIITASDGEKCTVKISQSGN; encoded by the coding sequence GTGCATTCATTTGCTGACGGGACGGACTATTATTTAATCAAGCTCAACAGCACAACAAATCCATCTAATCAATTTGCGGACGTAACTAACCGGGAAATTTGCGGAGATAACTACAAAAGTAATCATGTTTCAGGCTACACACGCCAGCTTTACTGGTCTCACAGTGTGAGTGACTCGGCACATAATGACGACGTTACAATTATTCAGCACAGCCCCGAAACTTTGAACTCTTCAAGGACTCATTCAGAAGGATTTACCCATAATTTTAGCGGGAGTATAGGCTTCAGCGGCACAAATGCAAGCGGGAGTTTTTCCGGCGGAGTAAGCTATTCAACTACTGACACTACGACAATTTATGACTATGTAGTTAATAATCGCTGCCTCGAAGATAATTTAAGCACTGCGAGATGGGCTTATGTATTCTCTTTGCCTGCTGACGGAGAAGATCATATAAATCTAACTGATGATTATCAGGAAGTAAACGCGACAACTGCATCAAGAACTACTCACACAGCCCATATAGATTGGATTTATGCAGTAAAGCCCGTTTACTGGGATACTCATAATAAACTCAATATAGGCGCAATGTATAGCTTTATGGACGGCAAGACTAACGGCAAACATTTCTGGATTCTCTGGTATCATCACAGCAGGGACGATTATTCATATGACTGGGTAAATAATGAATTTTTCTTGACGCTTGATAAGCCGCATCATATTGCAATAAATAACAGCGCAAATGTAAATCTCACAAAATCAGCAGGTCAGGGAACATTTAATTTATTATCCGATAAAAGCTGGGAGATAACAGCCGATCAAGACTGGATCACAAGTTTTAATTACACGAGCGGTGAAGGAACCGGCGACTCACCTGTTGCTATATTATATGACGTAGCAGAGAACACTACGGGAGTAATACGCAATGCAAATATAATCATCACAGCGAGCGACGGCGAAAAATGCACAGTTAAGATCAGTCAATCAGGAAATTAA
- a CDS encoding FkbM family methyltransferase — MFVDVNDISSPCTQALCFYDVEGDYSRKLIDSIKTCKTFFDVGANAGYYSLICGKTNPNAEIFSFEPINHTYMKFLRNIALNSCINIAAHNFGFSDHESTQEMYFNESESGAGSLRNIRGTGHKERANFIRLDDFVDYNNIYPDVIKIDVEGSELFVLRGGEKFLRNKSPVIFIEILRKWCRALGHEACEVFNLLHDMGYTGHVVRGSELEVIDEIREDTQDTNFVFMKK; from the coding sequence ATGTTCGTTGATGTAAATGATATTTCTTCGCCGTGTACTCAAGCACTTTGCTTCTATGATGTTGAAGGGGATTACTCGCGCAAGTTGATAGACAGCATAAAAACTTGTAAAACTTTCTTTGATGTCGGAGCAAATGCGGGCTATTATTCTTTAATTTGCGGCAAAACTAACCCGAATGCTGAAATTTTCTCGTTTGAGCCCATTAATCACACTTATATGAAATTTTTGCGTAATATTGCATTAAATTCTTGTATTAATATTGCGGCTCATAATTTTGGATTCTCTGATCATGAGAGTACGCAGGAAATGTATTTTAACGAGTCAGAAAGCGGCGCAGGGTCTCTTAGAAATATACGAGGTACAGGCCATAAAGAGAGAGCTAATTTTATCAGGCTTGATGATTTTGTTGATTATAATAATATTTATCCTGATGTCATAAAAATTGATGTTGAAGGCTCAGAACTCTTTGTATTGAGGGGCGGAGAAAAATTTTTGCGCAATAAATCACCGGTTATATTTATTGAAATTTTGCGTAAATGGTGCCGGGCGCTCGGTCATGAGGCTTGCGAAGTATTTAATTTGCTTCATGATATGGGATATACCGGCCATGTAGTGAGAGGCTCAGAGCTTGAAGTCATTGACGAAATTAGAGAAGATACACAAGATACAAATTTTGTATTCATGAAAAAATAA